The following coding sequences lie in one Spinacia oleracea cultivar Varoflay chromosome 1, BTI_SOV_V1, whole genome shotgun sequence genomic window:
- the LOC110791952 gene encoding probable protein S-acyltransferase 3 isoform X2 produces the protein MASKNLISMMECTAERFLCGGRLVLGPDAGSLYLSSFLIGFPAITFCIRMLVRIKEHDPLYGYGVLTAGVILTFMDLLFLYMTSVRDPGIIQRNYNQVCDDVSEASSRELVAGKSDSLKIPRTKDVTINGYTIKVKFCDTCKLYRPPRASHCSICNNCVQRFDHHCPWVGQCIGLRNYRFFIFFISSSTFLCIYVFTFSLINLLRRKRSLVHSMSRDIVSVILVIYCFIAVWFVGGLTLFHFYLMSTNQTTYENFRYRYDKGKNPHNFGVFYNVKQILFTKTPPSAINFREMVLVEDVIIPTTPSENESFSGFRKDSDVEMTQRLTRSGRWVVPSNLQNLDYADIDDKLKKVDNQLEASNDQFLMAPQGQAPAQQRYQVTSRDAAVVTINNRER, from the exons ATGGCGAGTAAAAACCTCATTTCTATGATGGAGTGTACGGCAGAG AGATTTCTTTGTGGTGGGAGATTGGTACTTGGTCCTGATGCGGGATCCTTGTATTTATCTTCATTTTTGATAGGATTTCCAGCTATTACCTTTTGTATAAGGATGCTCGTTAGGATCAAAGAACATGATCCCCTGTATGGATATGGGGTGCTTACTGCAGGTGTCATTCTCACTTTTATG GATTTGTTGTTCCTCTACATGACATCTGTTCGAGATCCAGGAATAATACAAAGAAACTATAATCAAGTGTGTGATGATGTTTCGGAGGCTTCATCAAGGGAATTGGTAGCTGGAAAGTCTGATAGTCTAAAGATTCCTCGCACTAAGGATGTGACTATCAACGGATACACAATTAAAGTCAAGTTTTGTGATACTTGTAAGCTGTACCGCCCACCCCGTGCTTCTCATTGTTCTATATGCAACAACTGTGTGCAGAGATTTGATCATCATTGTCCTTGGGTGGGTCAGTGTATTGGACTA CGTAACTACcgtttcttcatcttcttcatatCTTCATCAACGTTCTTGTGTATATATGTGTTTACATTTTCATTGATCAACCTTCTTCGAAGAAAGAGAAGCCTCGTGCATTCTATGTCGCGTGATATTGTATCAGTCATTCTAGTCATATATTGCTTTATAGCTGTATGGTTTGTTGGTGGGCTTACCCTCTTTCACTTCTACTTGATGTCAACCAACCAG ACAACTTATGAGAATTTCCGGTACCGGTATGACAAGGGGAAAAACCCCCATAATTTTGGTGTGTTCTACAACGTAAAACAAATCCTATTCACGAAAACGCCACCTTCAGCAATCAATTTCAGAGAGATGGTTCTTGTAGAAGATGTTATAATACCAACAACTCCAAGTGAGAATGAAAGCTTTAGTGGATTCAGGAAAGATTCAGATGTGGAGATGACACAGAGACTGACACGAAGTGGGCGTTGGGTGGTTCCAAGTAACTTGCAGAACTTGGATTATGCAGATATTGATGACAAGTTGAAGAAAGTAGATAACCAATTAGAAGCTTCAAATGATCAGTTTCTAATGGCCCCACAAGGACAAGCTCCTGCACAACAAAGATATCAAGTCACATCTCGAGATGCTGCTGTTGTCACAATTAATAACAGAGAACGTTGA
- the LOC110791952 gene encoding probable protein S-acyltransferase 3 isoform X3 — MLVRIKEHDPLYGYGVLTAGVILTFMDLLFLYMTSVRDPGIIQRNYNQVCDDVSEASSRELVAGKSDSLKIPRTKDVTINGYTIKVKFCDTCKLYRPPRASHCSICNNCVQRFDHHCPWVGQCIGLRNYRFFIFFISSSTFLCIYVFTFSLINLLRRKRSLVHSMSRDIVSVILVIYCFIAVWFVGGLTLFHFYLMSTNQTTYENFRYRYDKGKNPHNFGVFYNVKQILFTKTPPSAINFREMVLVEDVIIPTTPSENESFSGFRKDSDVEMTQRLTRSGRWVVPSNLQNLDYADIDDKLKKVDNQLEASNDQFLMAPQGQAPAQQRYQVTSRDAAVVTINNRER, encoded by the exons ATGCTCGTTAGGATCAAAGAACATGATCCCCTGTATGGATATGGGGTGCTTACTGCAGGTGTCATTCTCACTTTTATG GATTTGTTGTTCCTCTACATGACATCTGTTCGAGATCCAGGAATAATACAAAGAAACTATAATCAAGTGTGTGATGATGTTTCGGAGGCTTCATCAAGGGAATTGGTAGCTGGAAAGTCTGATAGTCTAAAGATTCCTCGCACTAAGGATGTGACTATCAACGGATACACAATTAAAGTCAAGTTTTGTGATACTTGTAAGCTGTACCGCCCACCCCGTGCTTCTCATTGTTCTATATGCAACAACTGTGTGCAGAGATTTGATCATCATTGTCCTTGGGTGGGTCAGTGTATTGGACTA CGTAACTACcgtttcttcatcttcttcatatCTTCATCAACGTTCTTGTGTATATATGTGTTTACATTTTCATTGATCAACCTTCTTCGAAGAAAGAGAAGCCTCGTGCATTCTATGTCGCGTGATATTGTATCAGTCATTCTAGTCATATATTGCTTTATAGCTGTATGGTTTGTTGGTGGGCTTACCCTCTTTCACTTCTACTTGATGTCAACCAACCAG ACAACTTATGAGAATTTCCGGTACCGGTATGACAAGGGGAAAAACCCCCATAATTTTGGTGTGTTCTACAACGTAAAACAAATCCTATTCACGAAAACGCCACCTTCAGCAATCAATTTCAGAGAGATGGTTCTTGTAGAAGATGTTATAATACCAACAACTCCAAGTGAGAATGAAAGCTTTAGTGGATTCAGGAAAGATTCAGATGTGGAGATGACACAGAGACTGACACGAAGTGGGCGTTGGGTGGTTCCAAGTAACTTGCAGAACTTGGATTATGCAGATATTGATGACAAGTTGAAGAAAGTAGATAACCAATTAGAAGCTTCAAATGATCAGTTTCTAATGGCCCCACAAGGACAAGCTCCTGCACAACAAAGATATCAAGTCACATCTCGAGATGCTGCTGTTGTCACAATTAATAACAGAGAACGTTGA